Proteins from a genomic interval of Desulfofustis limnaeus:
- a CDS encoding O-acetylhomoserine aminocarboxypropyltransferase/cysteine synthase family protein, with protein sequence MKFETIALHGGQTIDQDTLSRALPVYRTSSYVFKSTEHAANLFALKELGNIYTRIGNPTQDVLEKRMAQLEGGAAALALASGTSAIFYTIINICQQGDEVVAANDLYGGTYIQFASILPQFGITVRLVDPENPANFEQAINDRTRAIFVETIGNPTLNVIDFDGIAAVARKHHLPLIVDSTFTPPSLLRPIDFGADVVVHSLTKWIGGHGTGIGGIVIDAGRFDWTDPKFKLYNEPDDSYHGLRYAHDLGDLNPVAFALRMRLVPLRNLGAAISPDNCWLFLQGIETLALRMERHCSNAAAVADHLSSHPDVAWIYYPGRKGSPGHENAVRYLKNGFGGMVTFGIKGGLQAGRTFIENLGLFSHLANVGDAKSLAIHPASTTHSQLSPEQLAEAGIKEEMIRLSIGIEHIDDIVADLDQALAKAV encoded by the coding sequence ATGAAATTCGAGACCATCGCCCTGCACGGCGGCCAGACCATCGACCAGGACACGCTGTCGCGAGCCTTGCCGGTTTACCGCACCAGCTCCTATGTGTTCAAGTCCACGGAACATGCAGCCAACCTCTTTGCTCTCAAGGAACTGGGCAATATCTACACCCGCATCGGCAACCCCACTCAGGACGTACTCGAAAAACGCATGGCCCAATTGGAAGGCGGCGCCGCCGCCCTGGCACTGGCCTCGGGCACCTCGGCGATCTTCTACACGATCATCAATATCTGCCAGCAGGGCGACGAGGTGGTGGCCGCCAACGACCTCTACGGCGGCACCTATATCCAGTTCGCCTCGATCCTGCCCCAGTTCGGTATCACCGTGCGCTTGGTGGACCCGGAGAACCCGGCCAACTTCGAACAGGCGATCAACGACCGGACCCGGGCCATCTTCGTCGAGACCATCGGCAACCCGACCCTCAACGTCATCGATTTCGACGGCATCGCCGCCGTGGCCCGCAAACATCACCTGCCGCTGATCGTCGATTCCACCTTCACCCCGCCCAGCCTGCTTCGCCCCATTGATTTCGGCGCCGACGTGGTGGTCCACTCCCTGACCAAATGGATCGGCGGGCACGGCACCGGCATCGGCGGCATCGTCATCGACGCCGGCCGGTTCGACTGGACCGACCCGAAATTCAAGCTCTACAACGAGCCGGACGATTCCTACCACGGCCTGCGTTACGCCCACGACCTGGGCGACCTGAACCCGGTGGCCTTTGCCCTGCGCATGCGCTTGGTACCCTTGCGCAATTTGGGCGCCGCCATCTCGCCGGACAACTGCTGGCTGTTCCTGCAGGGTATCGAGACCTTGGCGCTGCGCATGGAGCGGCACTGCAGCAACGCCGCCGCCGTGGCCGACCACCTGAGCAGCCACCCCGACGTCGCCTGGATCTACTATCCGGGCCGCAAAGGATCGCCCGGCCATGAAAACGCCGTTAGATACCTGAAGAACGGTTTCGGCGGCATGGTCACTTTCGGCATCAAGGGCGGCCTGCAGGCTGGTCGGACCTTCATCGAGAATCTCGGCCTGTTCTCGCACCTGGCCAACGTGGGTGACGCTAAATCGCTGGCCATCCACCCGGCCTCAACCACCCACTCGCAGCTGTCACCCGAACAGCTGGCCGAAGCCGGCATCAAGGAAGAAATGATCCGGCTGTCCATCGGCATCGAGCACATCGACGACATCGTCGCCGACCTTGACCAGGCCCTGGCCAAGGCCGTATAA
- the cysK gene encoding cysteine synthase A yields MALTLTQTYGCTPLLSLHRFGADSGATILAKQESRNPMGSVKCRIAVAMIESALADGRINGQTTIIEPTSGNTGLGLAFVCAAKSIRLILTMPESMSVERRMLLKHLGAELVLTPAAGGMKGAIATAEELLAATSNSFMPNQFANPDNPAVHRRTTAEEIWHDTGGTVDIFVAGVGTGGTITGCAEVFKQRNQNIKAVAVEPAASPVLSGGQPGPHKIQGIGAGFVPPILNREIIDEIVTVSNEDAIDTARLLARDEGILCGISSGAAAWAALQVARRPENSGKTIVVILPDTGERYLSTDLVIKDA; encoded by the coding sequence ATGGCCCTTACCTTGACCCAAACCTACGGCTGCACCCCGCTACTGTCACTGCACCGCTTCGGCGCCGACAGCGGCGCCACCATCCTGGCCAAACAGGAGTCACGAAACCCCATGGGCAGCGTCAAATGCCGCATCGCCGTGGCGATGATCGAGTCCGCCCTGGCCGACGGCCGGATCAACGGGCAGACCACCATCATCGAGCCCACCAGCGGCAACACCGGACTGGGACTGGCCTTCGTTTGCGCCGCCAAGTCCATACGGCTGATCCTGACCATGCCGGAGTCCATGAGCGTCGAGCGGCGCATGCTGCTCAAGCACCTGGGCGCCGAACTGGTACTGACCCCGGCCGCGGGCGGCATGAAAGGAGCGATCGCCACGGCCGAAGAGCTGCTGGCCGCCACCTCCAACAGCTTCATGCCCAACCAGTTTGCCAACCCGGACAACCCGGCGGTACACCGCCGCACCACCGCCGAAGAGATCTGGCACGACACGGGCGGCACGGTGGATATCTTCGTCGCCGGCGTCGGCACCGGCGGCACCATTACCGGGTGCGCCGAGGTATTCAAACAACGCAACCAGAACATCAAGGCGGTGGCCGTGGAACCGGCCGCCTCGCCGGTGCTGTCCGGCGGCCAGCCCGGTCCGCATAAGATCCAGGGCATCGGCGCCGGATTCGTGCCGCCGATCCTGAACCGCGAGATCATCGACGAGATCGTCACGGTCAGCAACGAGGACGCCATCGACACCGCTCGCCTGCTGGCCCGCGACGAGGGCATCCTCTGCGGCATCTCTTCGGGCGCCGCCGCCTGGGCGGCGCTGCAGGTGGCGCGTAGGCCGGAAAACAGCGGTAAGACGATCGTCGTCATCCTGCCCGACACCGGCGAGCGCTATCTGAGCACGGATCTGGTAATAAAAGACGCCTGA
- the pcaD gene encoding 3-oxoadipate enol-lactonase produces MTTLIRANGISINYRLEGPENASVVMLSNSLMSNYTMWDDQMAMLTESFRVLRYDQRGHGGTEAPAGPYTIELLTEDVRALLDALEIDAVHFVGLSMGGFTAQMLALEYPERVLSLSLCDTACAMPPKSLWDERIRIGRTDGMAALMTATLERWFTASFRQTGDPRLAKVREMILGTPLAGYVGCAEAIRDMDICERIGSITKLTLVLVGEDDPACPLSSAQVLHERIGGSRLVIIPAAAHLPNIEQTEAFNRELRLFLRQVT; encoded by the coding sequence ATGACGACGCTCATTAGGGCCAATGGCATCAGCATCAACTACCGGTTGGAGGGGCCCGAGAACGCCTCGGTGGTGATGCTCAGCAATAGTCTCATGTCCAACTACACCATGTGGGACGACCAGATGGCGATGCTCACCGAGTCGTTTCGCGTGCTGCGCTACGACCAGCGCGGTCATGGCGGCACCGAGGCGCCGGCCGGCCCGTATACCATCGAACTGCTCACCGAGGACGTTCGGGCCTTGCTCGATGCACTGGAGATCGACGCGGTTCATTTCGTCGGTCTGTCCATGGGCGGGTTCACCGCCCAGATGCTGGCCCTGGAGTATCCGGAGCGGGTACTGTCGCTGTCGCTCTGCGATACGGCCTGCGCCATGCCCCCCAAATCGTTGTGGGACGAGCGGATCAGGATCGGTCGGACGGACGGGATGGCGGCGCTGATGACGGCCACGCTGGAGCGCTGGTTCACGGCGTCTTTCCGCCAGACGGGGGATCCCCGGCTGGCCAAAGTGCGGGAGATGATTCTCGGCACCCCGTTGGCCGGCTATGTGGGCTGCGCCGAGGCGATCCGGGATATGGATATCTGCGAACGGATCGGATCGATCACGAAACTGACCCTGGTCCTGGTGGGTGAGGACGACCCGGCCTGCCCGCTCTCTTCGGCGCAGGTGCTGCATGAGCGGATCGGCGGCTCGCGGCTGGTGATCATCCCGGCCGCCGCCCACCTGCCCAACATTGAGCAGACCGAGGCCTTCAACCGGGAATTGCGCTTGTTTTTACGGCAGGTAACCTGA
- a CDS encoding OsmC family protein has translation MQQAQVSSTLVNGVDVDKLYGTIDTVKRAPVVATFRFRANNTWMGGGHNRTTIQNFYGTQQDHQRPEPFTLDADEPPVLLGEDHGPNPVEYVLTALAACVTTSIVYHAAARGITINAMESRLEGDLDLQGFLGIRDDVPRGYKQIRMFVKIDADAPPEKLEELVKLGPTYSPVYDTITRAVPVSVQLDK, from the coding sequence ATGCAACAGGCACAAGTCAGCAGCACCCTGGTCAATGGCGTCGACGTCGACAAATTGTACGGAACCATCGACACCGTCAAACGGGCACCGGTGGTGGCAACCTTTCGCTTCAGGGCCAACAACACCTGGATGGGCGGCGGTCATAACCGCACTACCATTCAGAACTTCTACGGCACCCAGCAGGATCACCAACGGCCCGAACCGTTCACGCTGGACGCCGATGAGCCGCCGGTCCTGCTCGGCGAGGACCATGGCCCGAACCCGGTGGAATACGTCCTCACCGCCCTGGCCGCCTGCGTGACGACGTCCATCGTCTATCACGCCGCCGCCCGGGGCATCACCATCAACGCCATGGAATCACGGTTGGAGGGAGATCTGGATCTCCAGGGATTTCTGGGAATTCGCGATGACGTACCGCGCGGTTACAAACAGATCCGGATGTTCGTCAAGATCGATGCCGACGCCCCTCCGGAAAAACTTGAAGAACTGGTCAAACTCGGACCGACCTATTCGCCCGTCTACGACACCATCACCCGTGCCGTTCCGGTGAGCGTCCAGCTTGACAAATAA
- a CDS encoding sigma-54 interaction domain-containing protein encodes MENQPGRYPAVPAAEDMLLRTISDGTAAETGSGFFRALVKNLSIALRTHGAWVTEYLEKTHRLRSLAFWLGDRYVEDYEYAVQGTPCEKLLRDKTYLHIPERVVELFPEDPDLPVIGAVSYIGFPLLDPDNRVLGNLAIVDTRPIPASLRSLSLFRIFAARATAELLRLRAEAKARLREAKLRGVFDGALDAIIELDQAFAVTMVNSAARKLFSNDGNELLGTSFTALLVPPDRERLERIVADLHTKPPGSRSVWIPEGLTALCRQGHTLRTEATLSLIDSGDPPSYVLILRDINERVEAEQAIARLRAETTYLRDELHLLSGHGDIIGTSRPVREALHLVSEVAPTDSTVLLYGETGTGKELFARAIHAASKRRSRSMITVNCAAIPEALMESEFFGHEKGAFTGATQQREGRFSLADKGTIFLDEIGELNLEMQAKLLRVLQEGEFSPVGSSRTRTVDVRVIAATNRDLLDRIEQGAFRRDLYYRLSVFPITIPPLRERGTDIDLLANSFAASFAARMGKRLAPLSSDVLQRLRAYEWPGNVRELQNVIERAIITAQHGRLIIDQALPQTTGAPSQPDRTTPQDDTTGSVMTIAQLQQLERDNLLQALHRCHWKIAGEHGAARLLGIPPSTLQSRLKALRIRRPH; translated from the coding sequence ATGGAGAATCAGCCCGGCAGATACCCGGCAGTACCAGCCGCAGAAGATATGCTGTTGCGCACCATCAGCGACGGTACGGCGGCGGAAACTGGCTCGGGCTTCTTCCGGGCGCTGGTCAAGAACCTCAGCATCGCCCTGAGGACCCACGGCGCCTGGGTCACCGAATACCTGGAGAAGACGCATCGACTCCGATCCCTGGCCTTCTGGCTCGGTGACCGCTATGTGGAAGATTACGAGTATGCCGTTCAAGGAACTCCCTGCGAGAAATTGCTCAGGGACAAGACTTACCTGCACATTCCCGAACGGGTGGTGGAGCTGTTCCCGGAAGATCCTGATCTGCCGGTAATCGGGGCGGTGAGCTACATCGGTTTTCCCCTGCTCGACCCGGACAACAGAGTTCTCGGCAACCTGGCCATCGTCGATACCCGGCCGATTCCCGCATCGCTGCGCAGCCTCTCCCTGTTTCGCATCTTCGCCGCCCGGGCCACCGCCGAGTTGCTCCGGCTCAGGGCCGAGGCAAAAGCGCGGCTCCGCGAGGCAAAACTGCGCGGCGTCTTCGACGGCGCCCTGGATGCGATCATCGAACTGGACCAAGCCTTTGCCGTCACCATGGTCAATAGCGCCGCCAGGAAACTCTTCAGCAACGACGGCAACGAGTTGCTCGGCACCAGCTTCACGGCACTGCTCGTTCCCCCCGACCGGGAACGCCTAGAGCGAATCGTCGCCGACCTGCACACCAAGCCCCCGGGTTCGCGCAGCGTGTGGATTCCGGAGGGGCTCACCGCTTTGTGCCGACAGGGCCACACATTGCGCACCGAGGCGACCCTGTCATTGATCGACAGCGGGGATCCGCCGTCTTACGTCCTCATCCTGCGCGATATCAACGAGCGGGTCGAAGCGGAACAGGCCATCGCCCGCCTGCGCGCAGAGACTACCTACCTGCGCGACGAGCTCCACCTGCTCTCCGGCCACGGCGACATCATCGGCACCAGCAGGCCGGTGCGCGAGGCGCTGCATCTGGTGTCCGAGGTGGCGCCGACCGACTCCACGGTGCTGCTCTACGGCGAGACCGGCACCGGCAAGGAGTTGTTCGCCCGGGCCATCCACGCCGCCAGCAAACGCCGCAGTCGATCGATGATCACCGTCAATTGTGCGGCAATTCCCGAAGCATTGATGGAAAGTGAATTCTTCGGCCACGAAAAGGGGGCCTTTACCGGGGCCACGCAGCAGCGTGAAGGCCGCTTCAGCCTCGCCGACAAGGGGACCATCTTCCTCGACGAGATCGGCGAGTTGAACCTGGAGATGCAGGCCAAACTGTTGCGGGTCCTGCAGGAAGGGGAGTTCTCCCCGGTCGGCAGTTCCCGCACCCGCACCGTCGATGTCCGGGTTATCGCCGCAACCAACCGGGACCTCCTGGATCGGATCGAGCAAGGCGCCTTTCGCCGAGATCTCTATTACCGGCTGAGCGTCTTCCCGATCACCATCCCGCCCCTGCGTGAGCGCGGAACCGACATCGACCTGCTCGCCAACTCCTTCGCCGCCTCCTTTGCCGCTCGCATGGGCAAACGGCTCGCTCCCCTATCAAGCGACGTCCTGCAGCGTTTGCGCGCCTACGAATGGCCGGGCAACGTGCGGGAGCTGCAAAATGTCATTGAACGTGCCATTATCACCGCCCAACACGGCAGGCTCATTATCGACCAGGCCCTGCCGCAGACCACGGGTGCTCCTTCCCAGCCGGACCGGACAACGCCACAAGACGACACCACCGGCTCGGTCATGACCATTGCCCAGCTGCAACAGCTGGAGCGGGACAACCTGCTCCAGGCCCTGCACCGATGCCACTGGAAGATAGCCGGCGAGCACGGCGCCGCGCGATTGCTCGGCATCCCGCCCTCGACGCTGCAATCACGGTTGAAAGCGCTGCGCATCCGCCGACCGCACTGA
- a CDS encoding serine O-acetyltransferase, with the protein MDKANKIPPRCAQSTPKCLSRPGVTVLTDVCEHQIVSASSKHHLVPKVVEKLMQSWSTKDCYDHISPVSIPSHRAVVDIIEQARRILFPGYFTSAKLHAANLEYYIGNETAELYDKLAEQITMAIRHDCRRHGQPCTNCEVRANELSYQFIEQLPGIASILAQDIRATLEGDPAVNGPDEVIFSYPGLRATTVYRMAHELHRLGVPIIPRIMTEWAHGETGIDINPGATIGPGLFIDHGTGVVIGETTVIGTNVRLYQGVTLGALSLPRDAGEKMKHKKRHPTIEDNVIIYSNTTILGGDTVIGAGSVIGGNIWLTESVPPGTKVLLKRPELIYHHSHVDA; encoded by the coding sequence ATGGATAAAGCAAACAAGATTCCCCCACGCTGCGCTCAGAGCACCCCTAAATGCCTGAGCCGGCCCGGTGTCACGGTACTCACCGACGTGTGCGAACACCAGATCGTGAGCGCCTCTTCCAAACACCATCTCGTCCCGAAGGTGGTGGAAAAGCTGATGCAATCGTGGAGCACCAAAGATTGTTACGATCACATCAGCCCGGTCTCCATTCCCTCGCACCGAGCCGTCGTCGACATTATCGAGCAGGCCCGCCGCATCCTGTTTCCCGGCTATTTCACCTCGGCCAAGCTGCACGCCGCCAACCTGGAGTATTACATCGGCAACGAGACCGCCGAACTCTACGACAAGCTGGCCGAGCAGATCACCATGGCCATCCGCCACGACTGCCGGCGCCACGGCCAGCCCTGCACCAACTGCGAGGTACGGGCCAACGAATTGTCCTACCAGTTCATCGAGCAGCTACCGGGCATCGCCTCGATCCTGGCCCAGGACATCCGCGCCACGCTGGAGGGCGATCCGGCGGTGAACGGGCCGGACGAGGTCATCTTTTCCTATCCCGGCCTGCGCGCCACCACCGTCTACCGGATGGCCCACGAGCTGCATCGGCTCGGCGTGCCAATCATCCCTCGCATCATGACCGAGTGGGCGCACGGTGAGACCGGCATCGACATCAACCCCGGCGCCACCATTGGCCCGGGCCTGTTCATCGATCACGGCACCGGCGTGGTCATCGGCGAGACCACGGTCATCGGCACCAACGTCCGGCTCTACCAGGGTGTTACCCTGGGTGCCCTGTCCCTGCCGCGCGACGCTGGCGAGAAAATGAAACACAAGAAGCGCCACCCGACCATCGAAGACAACGTGATCATCTACTCGAATACCACCATTCTCGGCGGTGACACCGTCATCGGCGCCGGCTCGGTGATCGGCGGCAACATCTGGCTCACCGAGAGCGTGCCGCCCGGCACCAAGGTGCTGCTCAAGCGTCCGGAACTGATCTACCACCATTCCCACGTCGACGCCTAA
- the metW gene encoding methionine biosynthesis protein MetW, whose product MRFDLRVIASRIEPGSRVLDLGCGGGDLLAWLAENKQVIGSGIEQDKTKAAQCISRGLSVVQGDMNEEVDDYPDKCFDYVILSQTLQQVWEPARLLYSLSRIGRRFIVSFPNFSHYSIRLQLLFRGMAPKSEQLPYNWYDTPNIRVITLKDFRRFARDVGYRIVEEIAIKTDTDAGSGCIIRRFADLRATYGIFIIEKQA is encoded by the coding sequence ATGCGCTTTGACCTGCGGGTCATCGCCTCACGCATCGAGCCCGGCAGCCGCGTGCTTGACCTGGGCTGCGGCGGCGGCGACCTGCTCGCCTGGCTGGCCGAGAATAAGCAGGTGATCGGCAGCGGCATCGAGCAGGACAAGACCAAGGCGGCCCAGTGCATCAGCCGCGGCCTGAGCGTGGTGCAGGGCGACATGAACGAAGAGGTCGACGACTACCCGGACAAATGCTTCGACTACGTGATCCTCAGCCAGACCCTGCAACAGGTGTGGGAGCCGGCCCGGCTGCTCTACTCGCTGTCGCGTATCGGCCGCCGGTTCATCGTCAGCTTTCCCAATTTCAGCCACTACTCGATCCGCCTGCAGCTGCTGTTCAGGGGCATGGCACCGAAGAGCGAGCAGCTGCCCTACAACTGGTACGACACGCCCAACATCAGGGTCATTACCCTCAAGGATTTCCGGCGCTTCGCCCGCGATGTGGGCTACCGGATCGTGGAAGAGATCGCCATCAAAACCGACACCGATGCCGGCAGCGGCTGCATCATCCGCCGTTTTGCCGACCTGCGCGCCACCTACGGCATTTTCATCATCGAAAAACAGGCTTGA
- the metX gene encoding homoserine O-acetyltransferase MetX, producing the protein MNQATETYLQVGSAGISAKRFFTFAEPPHELVLESGARLGPVTVAYETWGRLTSARDNAVLVCHAFSGDSHAAGFSPDDQPGAKPGWWDSLIGPGKGLDTNRYFVICANILGSCSGSTGPSSINPATGTPYGPEFPMVTIGDMVETQRALLDHLGIDKLHGVIGGSVGGMQVLEWCVRYPQRVRAAIPVATTMRHSALAIAFNEVARQAIMTDPRWQRGNYYDSEAPHLGLAVARMIGHVTYLSDEALRRKFGRRLQDRDNFSYGLDVDFQVESYLRHQGSKFVRRFDANSLLYITKAADYFDLVDRKEPSRSIRDLAGAATRFLVISYTSDWLYPTYQSKELVKALKRVGLNVSFCEIEADCGHDAFLIPDKRLGELVGGFLGSVHRY; encoded by the coding sequence ATGAACCAGGCGACGGAAACATACCTGCAGGTGGGCTCGGCCGGAATCAGCGCGAAGCGGTTTTTCACCTTCGCCGAACCGCCCCACGAACTGGTGCTGGAGAGCGGCGCCCGGCTCGGCCCGGTGACCGTCGCCTACGAGACCTGGGGCCGGCTGACCTCGGCCCGGGACAATGCGGTGCTGGTCTGCCACGCCTTTTCCGGCGACTCCCACGCCGCCGGTTTTTCCCCCGACGACCAGCCGGGGGCCAAACCGGGCTGGTGGGACAGCCTGATCGGCCCGGGCAAGGGATTGGATACCAACCGCTACTTCGTCATCTGCGCCAACATTCTCGGCAGCTGCTCCGGCTCCACCGGGCCATCGTCGATCAACCCGGCCACCGGCACGCCCTACGGCCCCGAATTCCCGATGGTGACCATCGGCGACATGGTGGAGACCCAAAGGGCGCTGCTCGATCATCTGGGCATCGACAAGCTGCACGGGGTCATCGGCGGCTCGGTGGGCGGCATGCAGGTGCTCGAGTGGTGTGTCCGCTACCCGCAACGGGTCCGCGCCGCCATCCCGGTGGCCACCACCATGCGCCATTCGGCTCTGGCCATCGCCTTCAACGAGGTAGCCCGGCAGGCGATCATGACCGATCCTCGCTGGCAACGCGGCAACTATTACGACAGCGAGGCCCCGCATCTCGGCCTGGCGGTGGCCCGGATGATCGGCCACGTCACCTACCTTTCCGACGAGGCGCTGCGCCGCAAGTTCGGCCGCCGTCTGCAGGACCGGGACAACTTCAGCTACGGGCTCGACGTGGATTTCCAGGTGGAGAGCTACCTGCGCCACCAGGGCTCCAAGTTCGTTCGCCGCTTCGACGCCAACTCGCTGCTCTACATCACCAAGGCCGCCGACTATTTCGACCTGGTTGATCGCAAAGAGCCGTCCCGTTCCATCCGCGACCTGGCCGGAGCCGCCACCCGGTTCCTGGTCATCAGCTACACCTCGGACTGGCTCTACCCGACCTATCAGTCCAAGGAACTGGTAAAAGCGCTCAAACGGGTCGGGCTGAACGTCAGTTTCTGCGAAATCGAAGCCGATTGCGGGCATGACGCCTTTCTTATCCCGGACAAACGGCTCGGCGAACTGGTGGGAGGATTTCTGGGCAGTGTCCACCGCTATTGA
- a CDS encoding tetratricopeptide repeat protein translates to MGAVVLVVAATGYKKNRFSHDAMIGRHLSSIDWPLATEAQPLRNYITLWYGNSLFDGYYLQISRPTEESAHSDPFYPAEERMATPAPTVSKQTFYITILLVFVAGFLAGTVFTVYRIGSTPAVSGPAASPEALAKEQDHAIQHLEGAVTKNPEDVQAWTQLAHLYFDTDQVQKAIGAYQKALELKGDDADLWTDLGVMYRRSNDPQKALEAFDKAAALDPNHLQSRFNRGIVLHFDLGRTDEALTAWQSVLTLNNDYRMANNRLLREFIETVKSEQQP, encoded by the coding sequence GTGGGTGCGGTTGTTCTTGTCGTGGCAGCAACCGGGTATAAGAAGAATCGTTTCTCCCATGATGCCATGATTGGCCGGCATCTGTCCAGCATCGATTGGCCCCTGGCGACGGAAGCGCAGCCATTGCGCAACTATATCACTTTGTGGTATGGAAATTCCCTGTTTGATGGCTATTATCTGCAGATATCCCGACCCACCGAGGAATCTGCGCACTCAGATCCCTTTTACCCAGCAGAGGAACGAATGGCAACACCGGCACCAACCGTCAGCAAACAGACCTTTTACATCACCATCCTGCTCGTCTTTGTCGCCGGCTTTCTGGCCGGCACGGTATTTACCGTCTACCGGATCGGCTCCACTCCGGCTGTCAGCGGACCGGCCGCCTCCCCGGAGGCCCTGGCCAAAGAGCAGGACCACGCGATCCAGCACCTGGAAGGGGCGGTAACCAAAAACCCCGAAGACGTGCAGGCCTGGACGCAGCTGGCGCACCTCTATTTCGACACCGATCAGGTGCAAAAAGCGATCGGTGCCTACCAAAAAGCCCTGGAACTCAAGGGTGACGACGCCGACCTGTGGACCGATCTGGGCGTCATGTACCGCCGGTCGAACGATCCGCAGAAGGCGCTCGAGGCCTTCGACAAGGCGGCGGCACTCGATCCCAACCATCTGCAGTCGCGGTTCAACCGGGGTATCGTGCTGCACTTCGACCTGGGCCGCACCGATGAGGCGCTCACCGCCTGGCAATCGGTACTGACCCTGAACAACGATTACCGGATGGCCAACAACCGGTTGCTCCGGGAATTCATCGAAACCGTAAAAAGCGAACAACAACCATAA
- a CDS encoding AEC family transporter: MQAIVATFLNPILPVFAIMLVGLLFGRRGFFDAAAAQAINRFVFYVAVPALLFSLLSRAGFDQVDWRLLAFYFLSEMILYGAGALAARFVFRRERGESLLIGMACCFVNHVFFVLPIAQFLYGEVAAVPITAVIVVDTTLIFAGTIIGLEIASHRDEPLWRVWRFFVRNPVLVAISLGLAVNLLGFEVHEGVMTFCVFTGNAAAPAALFSLGVILAGAAGKGLDGVAVTATGMKVLLHPLVAWLLFRGISGLDTVSGDATLLIAAGPCGAMPFVLALQYNIASASIGRAIVYSTVASLFTLALLA; encoded by the coding sequence ATGCAGGCGATCGTCGCCACCTTTCTCAATCCCATCCTGCCGGTGTTTGCCATCATGCTCGTCGGCCTGCTGTTTGGCCGGCGTGGGTTCTTTGATGCGGCGGCCGCGCAGGCCATCAACCGCTTCGTCTTCTACGTGGCGGTGCCGGCGCTGCTTTTTTCGTTGTTGTCCCGGGCCGGTTTCGACCAGGTCGACTGGCGGTTGCTGGCCTTCTACTTTCTGTCCGAGATGATTCTCTATGGCGCCGGTGCGCTGGCTGCCCGTTTTGTGTTTCGGCGTGAGAGGGGCGAATCCCTGCTGATCGGGATGGCCTGCTGTTTCGTCAACCATGTCTTTTTCGTCCTGCCCATCGCCCAGTTTCTGTACGGTGAGGTGGCGGCGGTGCCGATTACCGCGGTGATCGTCGTCGACACCACGTTGATCTTCGCCGGTACTATCATCGGTTTGGAGATCGCTTCGCATCGTGACGAGCCGCTCTGGCGGGTGTGGCGGTTTTTCGTGCGCAATCCGGTGCTGGTGGCCATCTCGCTCGGGCTTGCGGTTAATCTGCTCGGGTTCGAGGTGCACGAGGGGGTCATGACCTTCTGCGTCTTCACCGGCAACGCCGCGGCGCCGGCCGCTTTATTCTCGCTCGGGGTGATTCTGGCCGGGGCGGCCGGGAAGGGGCTGGACGGGGTGGCGGTCACCGCCACCGGCATGAAGGTATTGTTGCATCCACTGGTGGCCTGGCTGCTGTTCAGGGGGATAAGCGGTCTTGACACCGTCAGCGGCGACGCCACCCTGCTGATAGCCGCCGGTCCGTGCGGGGCCATGCCCTTCGTGCTGGCCTTGCAGTATAACATCGCCTCGGCGAGCATCGGCCGGGCGATTGTCTATTCCACCGTGGCCTCGCTCTTTACCTTGGCGCTGCTCGCCTGA